ATTGACACTAAACATGGATCAGTCACAGTATTCTAAAATAGAAAAAGGTAAAACTGATCCAACCACTGCAACACTAGAGAAAATATGTAAAGCACTGAATATTGAAGTAGCCGAACTATTTGTATCTGATCAATTATTTAAAAATGTTGATTCACTGGATAAGTCGCTGGTGGAAAAAGTACACCTACTGGAGCAATTAGATGAAAGTGAAAAGCAATCTATTTTCCAAATCATTGACAGCCTCATCATTAAAAAACGTCTGAAGGACACGCTCAATGATGCAATCAATTTAGCTTCGTAAATATTATGAGCCAACCACAAAACGACTCCCCTTTTTTAGCTGCAAAGTTAATTATCATTGCGAGGTCAAAACAAAGAGTAGGGCTTAATATGTGTACAGAAATAGATTTTTTGTACCAAGAAATACTCAACATCCCTAATATTGAACACAATATAAAAGCACTCGTTCCAACATTTGTCCCTTATACCAAATTTACGTACTCAGCCGAAGTAGTATCTGAAAAAGGCATGCACATACATCAATACAATGGAACAGTATAAACACCAATTCATAAGAAATAAAAAACCCTGCACTAAACTAGTACAGGGTTACACTTTAACAGATGACTATCCCAAATCGTCTGTCTTGCAAAAGTACAGACAATCATATACTTTCGCAACTCATAAACTCCTATCTTTCAGGTTCATAAGAAATAAAAAGCCCAAACCATTTTTACATGATTTGGGCTTTGGTTTTTAACTTAGCTTATGCTTACTCAACCTTTACAGCCTCCTTTGGAGGGCTTAAAATAGTTGGGGTTAAAAATAAAACTTCACGCCTTTATGCCTCAACTTTATTGCTGTTGTATCCTTAATAGGGTTATTGTAGAGGTAAACTGTTTTAAGAGTCTTCAAAGAACGTAAATCT
The DNA window shown above is from Microscilla marina ATCC 23134 and carries:
- a CDS encoding helix-turn-helix domain-containing protein, encoding MEIGDKIKKVREAKKLSQKEVALTLNMDQSQYSKIEKGKTDPTTATLEKICKALNIEVAELFVSDQLFKNVDSLDKSLVEKVHLLEQLDESEKQSIFQIIDSLIIKKRLKDTLNDAINLAS